CCGCCCGGACACTGTCCGCAAGGCTGGACCACATCTCAAACGTCATCGCGTTCAGTTTGCTCGGCTGCGATATCGTCAACGTCGCGGCTCCGCCCGATTTGCCGTAGAGGATACGCGGCGAAGCGGGAGTTTCACTATTCGGCATCGGTCTCTCCACTGGATTGAAGTGCCTTGGGGGGCCTATCTGCCCGTAAATCTCGGCCGACGCTTTTCCCTGAAGGCCTCCTGGCCCTCGCGAAAATCTGCGCTTGCGTCGCAGGCGGCAACGAGGCGGGCAATTTCGGCCCGCTCCGAATCGCTTACCGTTGTCCGCATTGTGGCGATAGACCGCTTGATCGCCGCCATAGAAAGCGGCGCGTTTCCGGCGATTGCGGCGATATAGGCGTCGGCGCGTTCCCAAAATGAACTGGCGGGCCACACCCGTTGAACGATACCGGCCAAAAGGGCCTCATGAGCTGGAAGGGGAAGGCCGCTGAGCAGAAGGTCGGCGACAGCACTTCTTCCGATTTTCGTTCCGAGGACAAGCACCTCGTCGAGCGAATAGCCGATCCCCAGTTTCGCTGCCGGAACGCAGAAGGCCGCCGTGTCTGCGGCCAGGCGGACGTCGCATGCCATCGCGAGGTTTAGGCCGCCTCCGTAGCAAATTCCTCCAATTGCAGCGATCGCCGGTTTGCCGAGGCATTCGAGGGCGCGCTGGACTTGCATGCAGACCCCCTCGTAAGTCGCGATCTGCTCGGGGGTCGAACGCACAAGCTGGAACTCCGATATGTCGGCACCCGCACTGAAAGCCTTGTCGCCTGCGCCGCGAAGCATGACGACTTGGATGTTGCGGTCGTCGTTCGCATCCGCGAGGGCGTCGTGCAGTTTTTCCCACATGCGGAGCGAAATCGCGTTTCTGCGCGACTCGTTCGAAATTGTGATCCGAGCGACGCCCCCTTCTTTGCTGAAGTTTACGGTGCCCGTTTCCATGGTCCTGTGTTCTAGACGGCGCCAACGGCGCGTAGTCGGGCCTTATCCGCTTCGCTGAAACCGAGTTCGTCGAGCAGTTCGTCAGAATGCGCCCCCGCGTCGGGCGACGATTTATGAATGGCGGCGGGCGTCCGGGACAGCTTCACGGGCTGCCCTACGAGGGAGATTTCGCCACGAATAGGATGGGTACAGGGGACCGCCATACCTAGATGCCGAACTTGCGGATCGTCGAAGACTTCGTCCATT
Above is a genomic segment from Magnetospirillum sp. containing:
- a CDS encoding enoyl-CoA hydratase-related protein produces the protein METGTVNFSKEGGVARITISNESRRNAISLRMWEKLHDALADANDDRNIQVVMLRGAGDKAFSAGADISEFQLVRSTPEQIATYEGVCMQVQRALECLGKPAIAAIGGICYGGGLNLAMACDVRLAADTAAFCVPAAKLGIGYSLDEVLVLGTKIGRSAVADLLLSGLPLPAHEALLAGIVQRVWPASSFWERADAYIAAIAGNAPLSMAAIKRSIATMRTTVSDSERAEIARLVAACDASADFREGQEAFREKRRPRFTGR